The DNA region AATTTAAGGAGGGTGAGGGGGACGCCGATCTCGTTGTTGAGGTTCCCTTCGTTTTTGAGGACCCGTTTTTCCTGGCCAAGGATCGAAGCGAGCATCTCTTTGGTCGTGGTCTTGCCGCAGGAGCCGGTCACGCCGATAAAAGTGATTTTAAATTTGTTCCGGTGATAAGCGGCCAGGATTTGCAGCGCTTTCAGGCCGTCTTTGATGAAGAGAGCGGAGGCGCCGCGTTTTATGACCTCCGGAATAAATTTAGCGCCGTCGAATTTGTCTCCCTTAAGCGGGATGAACAATTCGCCCGGCGCGGTTTTGCGGGAATCGGTGGAAATGGCGGAAAACCGCAGGCCAGGACCTTCGATCCGGGCGTCGGGGATAAGCCTGATTATTTCCTCTACCGTGAACATAAAGCTATAGTAGCCCACGTCCCAGGTAGGGTCAAGCTCTTACTTCTTGGCCCCCGCCGATTCGTAGAACTGCTTGTTGGTCTTGAATTCCTTCAAGCGCTCGATCAACTGTTCGGTCGCTTCGACCGTCTCGTAGCTGTCCATTACTTTGCGCAGCAGCCACATCGTCTTGAGGTCCTTTTCGTCCATCAACAGCTCTTCGCGGCGGGTGCCGGAGAGCCGGATGTCGATCGCCGGGAAGACCCTTCGTTCAGCGAGTTTCCGGTTAAGGTGAAGCTCCAGGTTGCCGGTCCCTTTAAACTCTTCATAAATGATATCGTCCATCCGGGAACCGGTATCGACCAGAGCGGTGGCGATGATCGTCAAACTGCCGCCTTCTTCAATGTTTCTAGCGGCGCCGAAAAAGCGCTTTGGCCGGTGGAGACAGGCCGGGTCAAGACCGCCGGAGAGGGTTCGGCCGGATGGCGGGGTGACCAGGTTGTAAGCGCGGGCCAGACGGGTAATCGAGTCGAGCAGGATGACGACATCCTTGCCTTCTTCGACCTGCCGTTTGCATGATTCTAAAAGAAGTTCGGCGATCCGGATGTGGTCCTCCGGCGGTTCGTCGAAAGTTGAAGCGACGACTTCCCCGACAACGGAACGCTGCATGTCGGTGACCTCTTCCGGCCGCTCGTCGACCAGGAGGACTTTGATCAGCGCTTCCGGGAAATTGGCGGTGATACTGTTGGCGATATTTTTCAGGACGGTCGTTTTACCGGCTTTCGGCGGCGAAACGATCAGGGCGCGCTGGCCTTTGCCGATCGGGGCGATCATGTCGATCAGGCGGGAAGTGATCGAGGCGCCGGCGTATTCCAAGGTGAACCGTTCGTTCGGGAAGATCGGGGTGAGGTGCTCGAACGGCACCCGGTCGCGGGCCGTTTCCGGGTTAACTCCGTTGATCGCTTCGATCTTCAGCAGGCTGTAATATTTTTCCCCTTCTTTCGGCGGGCGGACCTGGCCGGTGACGTAATCGCCGTTCATCATATCGAAGCGGCGGATTTGGGTCTGCGAGACGTAAACATCTTCGCGGCTCGGCAGGTAGCCGCCGGTCCGTAAGAACCCGTAGTTTTCCGGCAGGATCTCCAGCACCCCTTTGGCGAACATAAAGCCGTTCTTCTGGGTTTGGAGCTCCAAAATCTTGAAAACTAAATCGTGTTTTTTTAACTGGCGGTAATTGGGGAGATCGAGTCCTTTGGCGATTTCGTACAATTGGGGCAGGGTCTTACCTTCTAATTCAACTATATCCATTATTATCCTCCTTAAAAACTTATAGTGCTGGTTTGTTTTGACGAAAAATTGGGTTTACATAAATCGTGAAAAAATGTTAGGACCTCGGGCGGCCTTTATTCACCAGGAACAAACATATCTTACAGCAAATGATCAGCTTTGTCAATCGCTAAAATAAATTGGAATGCCCAGGAGAGGAATTGAACCTCCACGAGTGTGACCTCGCCAGCACCTGAAGCTGGTGCGTCTGCCAGTTCCGCCACCTGGGCAAGAGCCAATTTAATTATCAAAATATGCCGCTGGTCGGAATCGAACCGACACGGGGGTTAACCCCACCTGATTTTGAGTCAGGCGCGTCTGCCAGTTCCACCACAGCGGCACAAATCATTATCAAAAGAACAAAACTACTATTACGGCGCGCCTGCCTGCCGGCAGGTCTGCCAGTTCCACTTGCCCGCCGGAGGCGGGCCACAGCGGCACAAACTACTCGTTGAAAATCCCCATCTTTCGGTACTTATTGTAACGGTCCGCGATCAATTCCCTCGCGGTCAGGGAAAGCAGGGGGTTCAGATTCTTTATTATAGCAGATTTTAAATATTTTGCGGCAAGTTTCGGGTCCTGGTGAGCGGCGCCGAGCGGTTCTTTGACGATCTCGTCGATGATCCCCAGCTCCAGCATATCTTTGGCGGTGATCTTCATGGCGACCGCCGCTTCATTGGCCCGTTTAGCGTCGCGGAAGAGGATCGAGGCGCACCCTTCCGGGCTGATCACCGAGTAGATCGCGAACTCCAGCATCAGGACCTTGTTCCCCATGCCGATCCCGAGCGCGCCGCCGGAGCCGCCTTCGCCGGTAATGACCGAGATGAAGGGGACGGTCAGCTCCGCCATTTCGCGGAGGTTTTTGGCGATCGCTTCCGCCTGGCCCCGTTCTTCCGCCCCAATGCCGGGATAGGCGCCGGGGGTGTCGACGAGAGAGATGATCGGTTTGTTATAGCGTTCGGCCAGCCGCATTAAGCGGAGCGCTTTGCGGTAGCCTTCGGGATGGGCGGTGCCGAAATTGCGGGCCAGGTTTTCTTTGGTCGAATGGCCTTTTTGCTGGCCCATGACGATGACGGAGCGGCCGTCGAGGGTCGCCATTCCCGTAACCATCGCCGGGTCGTCCCCGAAGTTCCGGTCGCCGTGAAGTTCCACAAAGTCGTCAAACATCAGGCCAAAATAATCGAGGGCGGTCGGCCGCTGAAGGAAGCGGGCGACCTGGACGATCTGGATCGGGTTAAGGCTGGAATAAAGCTGTTGGCGGACCGCTTCGATCCGCTTTTCCATGTGTTTGATCTCTTCGGTCATATCAAACTTGCCGGAGTCGCTCATTTCCTGGAGCTTTTCCAGTTTATCGTAGAGCTCGATCAGCGGTTTTTCAAAGCTAAGCAGAGGTCTTTTAATTTTTTGTGTCATCTTAGTTTTTAAAGAACTTCAACAGTTTGGTTAAAGTCTCCTTCATAAGGTTTCGGTCGATGACGATATCGAGCATGCCGTGCTCCAGCAGATATTCCGAGCGCTGAAAACCGGGCGGTAGTTTTTGCCTGATCGTCTGCTCAATAACGCGGGGACCGGCGAAACAGATCAGGGCGTTCGGTTCGGCGATATTGACGTCGCCGAGCATCGCGAAACTGGCGGAGACGCCGCCGGTCGTCGGGTCGGTCAGGACCGAAACATAGGGGAGGCCGGTTTCGCGCAGGCGGCCGAGGACCGCCGAGGTTTTGGCCATCTGCATCAACGACATAATGCTTTCCTGCATCCTGGCGCCGCCGGAAGTCGAGAAGATGATGACCGGAAATTTATTTTCGATTGCCGCCTCGACCAGCCGGGCGATCTTTTCACCGACCACCGAGCCCATGCTGCCGCCCATAAAAGAAAAGTCCATGATCCCCAGGGCGACGTCGTAGCCGTTGATCTTGGCCAGACCGGTCCTGATCGCGTCTTTCAAGCCGGATTTAAGGATTGAATCCTCGATTCTGGCGGTATAAGATTTGGCATCGGTAAAGTTCAGGAAGTTTTTGGAGGTAAGGTTGGGATTGATCTCTTCGAATGTTTCTTTATCGGTCAGCTGGCGGATCCGTTCGGCTGAGGTCAGCTTGAAGTGATATTGGCACTTCGGACAGACCTTGGAATTAGCTTCCAGGTCCTTGGCATAGATCGCTTGTCCGCACTTGAAACACTTTACCCAAACATTGCCTGGAATATCAAGTCTTTCGCGGGAATAAGCGGACTTTTGCTGTTGTTTTCGCTTGAACCAATCGTGGATACTCAAAGTGCTTGCCATCGTAACCTATTTTATGGTATATTGTCAAGGTAACCAAATCACACGGAGGGGCATAAATGGCAGAAGCAGCAAAGAAAAAGAAAAATATTTTACGGCGGGGGATTAAAAATGTCCGCAAGGCCAAGATCCGCACCGAACGGAACCTCATAGAGAAGAAAAAGCTTAAATTAGCGATAAAAACAGCGCGTAACGCTATCCTCAAAAAGACCGCTGAAATGGGGAACTTGGTCCAAACGGCGGTTTCGGTCATTGATAAGGCGGCGGAACGGAAGCTTATCTACCGGACAAAAGCGGCCCGAATGAAGTCCCGGTTGATGCTCGCCTTAAACAAAGCAAAATAGTGCGGGTCAAAGCTTACGCTAAAGTAAACTTATCATTAAAGGTCCTCGCCAAACGCCCCGACGGCTATCATGAAATTGAATCGTTGATGCAATCCGTTTCTCTATCCGATGTCATTTCCCTCGAACCGGCCCTCTCCGGCATAACGCTGACCACAAATAACCCCGACTTGCCTGGTGACGAGAAGAATTTAGCCTATAAAGCGGCCGGGTTATTCTTTACCGAACTGGAAAAAAAAGGTTTTGAACATAACGGTATTACCATCAAACTCGAGAAGCATATCCCCATGGCGGCCGGTTTGGCCGGTGGATCAGCAGATGCCGCGGCTGTTCTTTATGGCTTAAATAAACTAGCCGATAAACCATTTAACGATGAAGAGCTGGCCATTCTTGGCGCCCACCTTGGTTCCGATGTCCCTTTTTGTCTGAAGGGGGGACGTTGTCTGGCGACCGGTCGGGGAGAAAAGCTCAATCCCAGGCCGATTGCCGGTAAGGAATTTTACGTTTTGGTTGTTCCGCCGGTCGAGGTTAAAACTCCCTGGGCTTACCAGGAATTCGACCGGATGGCGGAGCGCGAACCGTTGCTGATTGACGGTCACCGGAACGATCTCCAACCGGTCGTGGTCCGGCAACATCCGATCATTTCCGAGATCATCGGCAAATTGGTCGAAGCGGGGTGCGAATGGGCGCAAATGTCGGGGAGCGGCCCCAGCGTTTTCGGGCTGGTCCGCGATCCCAACCTCGGCCGCTTGATCGCGACTAAAATGAAACACGCTTACACCCGTAGTTTTTTTCTGGAAACCGTCGACCATGTCCGCTCCTAGGCTGCCGCGCGAATTTTTTACCCGGCCAACCCTTGAAGTCGCTAAAGACTTGCTCGGCAAATATCTTGTTCACGAAGAACATGGCCAGCGTTTATGCGGCATGATCGTCGAGACCGAAGCTTACGTTGGCCGGGAAGACGCCGCTTCGCACTCATATGGCGGCCGACGGACCGGACGGAACGAAATTGAATACGGGCCGGGCGGCCATGTTTATATTTACCTCGTTTACGGGCTCCATTGGCAGTTGAATTTTGTGACCTCGGTTGCCAATGAACCGGAATGCGTCTTGATCAGGGCCTTGGAGCCGGTCGAAGGGGTTGCCAAAATGAAAACTTATCGCCATACCGACGACCCGGCCAAACTGACCAATGGCCCGGGCAAGCTTTGCCAAGCCTTGCATTTAAACAAAAGTTTCAACGGTTACGATCTCTGCGACAAAAAAGCTAAGTTCTTTGTCGAAGATCGGGGGATCGAAGTCGCGGCTGAAGCGGTCAAACGCGGGCCGCGGATCGGGATCGATTACGCCGGGCCGCGTTGGTCGAAGATCGACTGGCGCTTCTGGATTAAAGACAATCCGTACGTTTCAAAATAAAATGATTAGTTGGGAATAGGGAGGCGGCTCGAGACTAGGCGGCGCAAATAATCCGGCTGTTGCCGGAGGAAGAAATGGTCATCCCGGTTCAGCCAAATTACCGGATAACCCTCGGAGTAGATAAAAAGATCAGCTTCGCTGTAGCGAATCTTGCTTCGTAAGCGTTCTCTGACCGATTCCGTCAAAAGCCCCGGACTAACCGCCAGATCGAGGTCGGAAAAAGCCCCGAAGTTGCCGCTGGCCAGACTGCCGACGATCCCCAGAGCATGAGGCCTTGACAAGGCCAAACTAAAGAAGAACGGGACGGTATATAGCGACTGTAAATTGCCTCCGAGACGGTCGTAATTTTCCCTGATCTCCGCGTTGGTTGAGGGGCGGCAAAGAGCTTTAATGACCGAAGTAAAGGTTGGGCCGCGAACCCCCTTGTTGGTGGTCCATTCGTCGTGAGCTTGAAGCAAAGGGATTTGATAGGCGCTGTTCCAAGGTTGGTTTTCATTTTCCCGGCTGATCCCGGTATAGTTTTGAAATAGAGTCTTGATCGACCAGAGCGCCTCGATATCTTTTTCCTGGTAAACGGTAGTTGGTCCGCGCATTGCCGCCAGCCCGCGGGCCAGACCGATCCGGTATTCGCTGAATTCACTGCCGACACAGCCTTGTTTTATTGTCAGGGCCTGCGCCAGGTGGAGCGGAGTTGTCGGCTTGGCTTGGACTTTAAGCATATATATTTATCGATCAAAAAGTTGGATTATTTCATTTCTTCTGAAATTCTTCTCTGGTGGTTACGATACTATTCTGGAAACCCTAATGAAAATCAATGGAAATAGAGTCCAATCATGGTGGCCGCCTCATGTTAATGAGATCCGGATAATCTGTCCGTTGCCGGCCAGATTGCAATCCGGCCGGATCATTGCCGAGCTGACAGCGATTGGTCTGGCGGCTCACGATAAGCTCAAAAATGGTTCGGATCTCCTGGCTCCTGATTATACCCGGGGACGGAGTCAGGCGGCCAGCGATGAACTCCAAAAGCAGCTCGAGCGAAAAGGGGTGCTTGTCCCATTGTCCTTCAGCTTGGAAAAAGTGATCGGCTCCAATTTTTCCAGGTCGATTGATCCCCTGGGGAGAGTCGGGGAACATCACCTCCTGATGGTCAAGTTCAAAGAAGGAGCGGTTTTAGTCGATATTACGGCGGCAGAATTCGAAGGCCGGGGGCGCCAATTTGCCAATACGAATGTTCTGCTGATCCCTACGACCCATGAGGAGATCCTCACTAATCTTGCTCGGGTCTACGGTGGAGAGTGGCGGATCAAAGGGCAATCTTGACGAGACGCTTGACGTAAACTTGACGATGTTGTATAATCACTAGGTCATGTACAAGCCAACTTACCGGATAACGCCGTATTTACTGAAGCTGATTGAAGAAGCGGGGAGTCTCCGCTTCTGGATCGAGCAGATGCCTCTTAAAGTTACCTGGCTGCCACTCCTACAACATGAAGCCCGGGTCAGGTCGACCCATTCTTCCACCGCGATCGAAGGGAACCCGCTGACTTTAGCCCAGGTTAATGCCGTAGCCAAAGGGGAGACGATCGGCGGACCGGACAAAGATAAGCTGGAAGTTGAAAATTACATCAAAGTCCTTCACTGGGTCGAAAAAAACCACACTACGGAAATCAACGAAGCGGCGATTTTTAATCTCCACAAGATCTTAACTAAAGGTTTACTGCCGGAAGAACGTTCCGGCCGCTACAAAGACAAGCAGAACTATGTGCTCGACGAGCGGAAGGTCAAGATCTTTACCCCTCCCAGTCCGCAGGAAACTCCGTCCGTTGTTCGGGAACTTTTGGCCTGGCTGGATTCATCGGCCCGGGAATTGCCGCCGGTCCTGGTCGCCGCGATCTTTCACCATCGCTTTGTTTCCATTCATCCCTTTGTCGATGGGAACGGCCGGCTGGCCCGCGCCCTGGCCGCCTGGATCCTTTACCAGCATGGCTATGATACCTACCACATCTTCAGCCTGGACGATTATTTTGCCGGCGACCGCCAGCGTTATTACCAGAAACTCCAGCAGGCTAGGGAATTGGATGATGAGTTGACCCACTGGATCGAATATGTCGCCGAAGGGGTGGTCAAAACTTTAAAAGATGTTAAGGTCCGGATCGAAGACCTGCAGGTTTCGACCCGCCATAACATAACCCTGACCCCGGGACAGGAAGAATTGATCCGGGTACTCCGGTTAAGAGATTCCGTGACCTCGGCCGACCTGCGGCAAACCTTCAAAGTCTCGCGGGCGCGGATCCACCAGATCGTCAATCCCCTGGTCAAATCCGGTTTGGTCAAGACCACCGGCCAGGGACGGTCGACCAGATATCTCCTAGTCCTCTAGATCTTTTGATGTTAAAATCCGGGGTATGATAAGAAAAGTATTTGTTCTCGTCTTACTGACCGGCCTCATTTTTTTCGGCGGCGCGGCCTCGGCCCGCTCTTTATATTGGGACAAGATTGCCGTCGACCTCACTCTTAACCGCGATTCCAGCGTCGATATCGTTGAAACCCAGACCTACGTTTTTGACGGCGCTTATAACGGCGGCTATCGGGATATTAAGCTTAAAGGGTTTGACTCTATCTCCAACATCGAGCTCTATGAGGACGAGATAAGGTATCAGGAAGGGAGTCTCGATAAATACCATTTCACTGTCGGCAATGAGAACGGCGCTCGGCGGATAAAATGGCGTTCCCGCGACGTTGACGAACC from Candidatus Margulisiibacteriota bacterium includes:
- the rpsT gene encoding 30S ribosomal protein S20 produces the protein MAEAAKKKKNILRRGIKNVRKAKIRTERNLIEKKKLKLAIKTARNAILKKTAEMGNLVQTAVSVIDKAAERKLIYRTKAARMKSRLMLALNKAK
- a CDS encoding nucleotidyltransferase domain-containing protein gives rise to the protein MLKVQAKPTTPLHLAQALTIKQGCVGSEFSEYRIGLARGLAAMRGPTTVYQEKDIEALWSIKTLFQNYTGISRENENQPWNSAYQIPLLQAHDEWTTNKGVRGPTFTSVIKALCRPSTNAEIRENYDRLGGNLQSLYTVPFFFSLALSRPHALGIVGSLASGNFGAFSDLDLAVSPGLLTESVRERLRSKIRYSEADLFIYSEGYPVIWLNRDDHFFLRQQPDYLRRLVSSRLPIPN
- the rho gene encoding transcription termination factor Rho; amino-acid sequence: MDIVELEGKTLPQLYEIAKGLDLPNYRQLKKHDLVFKILELQTQKNGFMFAKGVLEILPENYGFLRTGGYLPSREDVYVSQTQIRRFDMMNGDYVTGQVRPPKEGEKYYSLLKIEAINGVNPETARDRVPFEHLTPIFPNERFTLEYAGASITSRLIDMIAPIGKGQRALIVSPPKAGKTTVLKNIANSITANFPEALIKVLLVDERPEEVTDMQRSVVGEVVASTFDEPPEDHIRIAELLLESCKRQVEEGKDVVILLDSITRLARAYNLVTPPSGRTLSGGLDPACLHRPKRFFGAARNIEEGGSLTIIATALVDTGSRMDDIIYEEFKGTGNLELHLNRKLAERRVFPAIDIRLSGTRREELLMDEKDLKTMWLLRKVMDSYETVEATEQLIERLKEFKTNKQFYESAGAKK
- a CDS encoding acetyl-CoA carboxylase carboxyltransferase subunit alpha, coding for MTQKIKRPLLSFEKPLIELYDKLEKLQEMSDSGKFDMTEEIKHMEKRIEAVRQQLYSSLNPIQIVQVARFLQRPTALDYFGLMFDDFVELHGDRNFGDDPAMVTGMATLDGRSVIVMGQQKGHSTKENLARNFGTAHPEGYRKALRLMRLAERYNKPIISLVDTPGAYPGIGAEERGQAEAIAKNLREMAELTVPFISVITGEGGSGGALGIGMGNKVLMLEFAIYSVISPEGCASILFRDAKRANEAAVAMKITAKDMLELGIIDEIVKEPLGAAHQDPKLAAKYLKSAIIKNLNPLLSLTARELIADRYNKYRKMGIFNE
- a CDS encoding Fic family protein, translated to MYKPTYRITPYLLKLIEEAGSLRFWIEQMPLKVTWLPLLQHEARVRSTHSSTAIEGNPLTLAQVNAVAKGETIGGPDKDKLEVENYIKVLHWVEKNHTTEINEAAIFNLHKILTKGLLPEERSGRYKDKQNYVLDERKVKIFTPPSPQETPSVVRELLAWLDSSARELPPVLVAAIFHHRFVSIHPFVDGNGRLARALAAWILYQHGYDTYHIFSLDDYFAGDRQRYYQKLQQARELDDELTHWIEYVAEGVVKTLKDVKVRIEDLQVSTRHNITLTPGQEELIRVLRLRDSVTSADLRQTFKVSRARIHQIVNPLVKSGLVKTTGQGRSTRYLLVL
- a CDS encoding DNA-3-methyladenine glycosylase, with the translated sequence MSAPRLPREFFTRPTLEVAKDLLGKYLVHEEHGQRLCGMIVETEAYVGREDAASHSYGGRRTGRNEIEYGPGGHVYIYLVYGLHWQLNFVTSVANEPECVLIRALEPVEGVAKMKTYRHTDDPAKLTNGPGKLCQALHLNKSFNGYDLCDKKAKFFVEDRGIEVAAEAVKRGPRIGIDYAGPRWSKIDWRFWIKDNPYVSK
- the accD gene encoding acetyl-CoA carboxylase, carboxyltransferase subunit beta, with the translated sequence MASTLSIHDWFKRKQQQKSAYSRERLDIPGNVWVKCFKCGQAIYAKDLEANSKVCPKCQYHFKLTSAERIRQLTDKETFEEINPNLTSKNFLNFTDAKSYTARIEDSILKSGLKDAIRTGLAKINGYDVALGIMDFSFMGGSMGSVVGEKIARLVEAAIENKFPVIIFSTSGGARMQESIMSLMQMAKTSAVLGRLRETGLPYVSVLTDPTTGGVSASFAMLGDVNIAEPNALICFAGPRVIEQTIRQKLPPGFQRSEYLLEHGMLDIVIDRNLMKETLTKLLKFFKN
- the ispE gene encoding 4-(cytidine 5'-diphospho)-2-C-methyl-D-erythritol kinase — encoded protein: MRVKAYAKVNLSLKVLAKRPDGYHEIESLMQSVSLSDVISLEPALSGITLTTNNPDLPGDEKNLAYKAAGLFFTELEKKGFEHNGITIKLEKHIPMAAGLAGGSADAAAVLYGLNKLADKPFNDEELAILGAHLGSDVPFCLKGGRCLATGRGEKLNPRPIAGKEFYVLVVPPVEVKTPWAYQEFDRMAEREPLLIDGHRNDLQPVVVRQHPIISEIIGKLVEAGCEWAQMSGSGPSVFGLVRDPNLGRLIATKMKHAYTRSFFLETVDHVRS